The Malus domestica chromosome 10, GDT2T_hap1 genome contains a region encoding:
- the LOC103441874 gene encoding protein disulfide-isomerase SCO2 isoform X2 yields MLATNPSLFFPTKPSPFRCRAATGDLPRGPTFPRLIQFPSAAADASSVGVRIGQDSDLEGGSSGSSGVKVNAKERKWSRDRESYLFDNGDALPLPMTYPNSSPVSAEEIDRRLRCDPVVEDCKEVVYEWTGKCNSCQGSGFVSYFNKRGKETVCKCIPCQGIVTEANRQ; encoded by the exons ATGTTGGCTACAAACCCTAGCCTCTTCTTCCCCACCAAACCCTCACCCTTCCGCTGCCGCGCTGCCACCGGCGACCTCCCTCGGGGCCCCACATTCCCCCGCCTAATCCAATTCCCCTCCGCCGCTGCCGACGCGTCTTCTGTCGGCGTCCGAATTGGCCAAGATTCTGACCTCGAGGGCGGTAGCAGCGGGAGTTCTGGTGTTAAGGTGAACGCCAAGGAGAGGAAATGGTCGCGCGATAGAGAGAGCTATTTGTTCGACAACGGCGACGCCCTCCCTCTCCCGATGACTTATCCCAATTCGTCGCCTGTCTCGGCGGAGGAGATTGACCGCAGGCTCCGATGCGATCCTGTAGTTGAG GATTGCAAGGAAGTTGTGTATGAATGGACAGGAAAGTGCAATAGTTGCCAAGGCTCAGGATTTGTAAGTTATTTCAACAAAAGAGGAAAGGAGACAGTCTGCAAATGCATACCCTGCCAAGGAATCG